A stretch of DNA from Takifugu flavidus isolate HTHZ2018 chromosome 13, ASM371156v2, whole genome shotgun sequence:
AGCTGGTCCGGTGGGTGGTTTCTGCCGGTGCTGAGTCCTTTGTCGGGTTTTAATGATTTTGTCTGCATTcctgacagaggaagagaagcagctcCCTACAGCTGGAGTCTTTagaacctcagcagaacctcagcagaacctcagcagaaccCTCCTCCATGATGCTCCCGTGTCCAGAGAGCAGAGCTTTaatctcccccccccacacacgtgTCCTCATCACATCAAAGCAAATGAAAGCCCCTCACCGTGGTTCCGTCATCGCTCGCCCTGCGGATGTTCTGCCGCCCGTCGAGCCAGTAAACCAGCCGATCCACCGGGTCGTAGCTGACCGCACGGACGTTCCGTAGAACGTGGATGGGAAGGATGATGTCAGGACTCGGGTCTCCCgggaccatcctgctgatgcCGGACTTCTGACTAAAGAGGAGGAAGCTGGTGGGAGCTGTGGACGGGAGGAGATACAGGTGGATGACAATGAACTCAATAAACACGACAATGCCAACGGTAATGTGACATCACCGCCCCTGTGGCGGCGgggttagcatgctagcatgctagcacGCCTGTACTCACCGCTGCAGTTCTGCCCGTCAGAGTCCAGCGTGTAGTGGGAGGCGCAGCAGCACTGGGCTCCAGCAGGGGTCGCCAGACACAGGTGAGCGCAGTTGCCGTTGTTGAGCGAGCACGTGTTCCCGCCCTCCTGACGGGACGAGTGGAAGACCAGGATGTCCAACATGAGCTCCAGCTGGCCCTGCGCGGGGACACGGGAATGTTTCACTGCCTGCTTCTTGGCTGAGACCGACGCACCTCTGTCACCGCTTGTGGcgcacctgcagcaccacggTGCGGTTGAGCCCCGTGCGCTTGTCCGCTCGCTCGATGCTGCGCAGGTTAAAGTCCGTCCAGTAAATAAAGTCCTGGTACTGAGTCAGACCGAAGGGGTGGGACAGCTCTTCCACGATGGTCTGCCGCTGAAGACCTGCAGCATAAATGACAACACACGTCCTGATCCGGGTCCCTCACAGGCGCCGCCCGGGCTGCGGTCCAAACCTTGCATGTTGGTGCTCTCAATCATGCTGGTGTCCAGGTCTGTCCAGTAGAGACGATGAGCCACGTAGTCGATGGTCAGACCGTTGGCCCGGCCCACTTCGTCCACCAGGGTGGTCGTGGTCTTCCCGTCCATGTACGCCCGGGCGATGCGGGGCCGCCCGCCCCACTCTGTCCAGTACATGTAACTGGGGAGACGAAAGAAGCCAAACGGTTCTGAAGAACGTCAGCCTGCACCCTGGATGTCACACGTGGTTACATTAGTTTCAGTTCTCACCCGCTGGCTGGATCCAGCGCCAGGGAACGGGGATTGTCCAGTGAGCGTAGGTTGTCCAGGTCCTTACAGACCAGAACCTGTCTGTACCGGCCGTCCAGGCGGGCCACCTCAATGCGGTTCGTGCCGGTATCAGCCCAGTAGATGTTCCGACCCATCCAGTCCACGGCCATGCCTTCCGGATAGTCCAGCCCGTATTCGATGACATGTTCGACGGCGCTTCCGTTCATGTACGCTCTGGTGATGGTCTGGAGGAGCAAAGACATCAGACAGGTGACGCACACACCTGACCCCAACAAGACCCGAAGCTCGGTCCGCTTTACCTTCGCTTGTATGTCGGTCCAGTAAATTCTCCTTTCTGACACGTCGAAGTCCAGAGCGGAGACTTCTTTGACTCCCGTCAGAGGGATAGCCACATCGTTGCCATGGGTACCTAAAGAGATGCTCCTGATGCTGTCCCTGAGGAACCAACAGAGGACGACTGTCAGACGTAACACCGCCACCGGCTGAACTGGGTCCGGAATCCCACTGGGATCGGATCCAGGAGGGAGTGTGGCAGCCAGAGCGAGCGCTGGTACCGCTCAGGAGACGCAGCCCCACTCACAACCTCTCAGACGTTGTGGTTCTGTTGGCGTCTGTCACCTGACTCGGGTCAGGTGACTCGGCCGTACCTGTTGGTGAAGAGCAGGAAGGCCTCGGGAACCACGCAGGTGTGCAGGTCCGACAGCAGCTCCATTCCCATGGGACAGGCACACCGGACCGCCCGCTGACACCAGAAGCACAAGTGGCTGCAGCCGCCGTTGTTGAGGGCGCAGTCGTTCGTACCTGCGGATGGGGGGGGACCGGTTACAGGTGTGTGGGAGGACgcgtcgccatggaaacagcagccCTCCTCCTCACCGTGGGTCTCCGTCACGTTGGTGGCCTTCAGACCCATCAGGTCTGGCAGCTGGTCGATGATGGTTTCCCGGGCGGCGGTGACTTTGTGGACCCTCTCGATGCTGCGCATCTGCCAGTCGGTCCAGTAGATGAAGTCGCCCAGCAGGGTGAAGCCGAACAGGTGCGGCAGGTTGTCGTCCAGCAGCGTCTGTCTGTTGGTGCCGTCCACGTCGATCACCTGAGCTCAGAACCATCAACAGGGGGGAGAAGCCGCCGGTTAGCTTTACGGCTCCCGACCGGCAAACTCTCGGCCTCCGGAACAGAAAATCCAGATTTACATGAAGACCAAAGAGTCACGTGGCCCAAGtctcctcctttcatcttcTCTAGCGTAGCACAACTGGAAGGCCGCTCACTGAGGTGGAACCCTGAGGTCCAACAGAGGCTCCCAACCCTCCACCAAAACCTCTTCATTTATCAGCGTGACGTGATTAGACATGGTCGTCATGGTGAAAGGATCCTCTGCCCTCGCCTCCTCTGTCCTTTCACTGACTTTTTCAGGGAGAATGACGTATAGAGGCGGTGATTTTTCACTCTTTCTTTACGCGAGGACAAAGGGACACAAAGACAAACGGAACAAAAGTCCCAGTGGAGCCAATGAGGAATCTGTCAGTTCCATCATTCCACGGGAGGAGCTGTGGAAAACAGAGCTGGCTTTGATGTTTCCATCCAAAAGGAGCTTACGTGGCAGAACATTAAAGTTGCCATTGAACCCTTTGGTTGCATCTGTTCGCTTCGCCCAACCTCATCGAACCCAACGTGTAGCTTCTGGGGAACGGCCGCGTCTGGTCGCcccaccagaccagaccagaccagaccagaccagaccagacggCCAGCGCTCCTCAGCACATCTGAGTCCACCACGTCTCCCGGACGCCACCCAACACACCTAATTAAGGTTCTTCAGGAGGTGGTGAGGAACAGCCTGTCCGAGATGCTTCAgccaggctttagagctcatcgcagcacagaaacagcacttattaaagttactaatgatcttcttagaGCTTCGGGTCATGGACCGGTtcctatgctggttctgctggacctcagtgctgctggaacatgtgattgaaGGGAGAGCGCCAGACTGGTTCAGACGGACACGGATAGATGACGTCTCCTCCTCCCGTAACAGGTCAGTCAtagagttccacaaggttctggacttggcCCGGTCCGCTTTACTTTGTCCTGATGTTAATGTGGAACATGTGctcacagctatgctgacgacaCTCTGCTTTATTTATCCTTGAAACAGAACAGTCAAACTCCAGGCTGGTCTCCAGCCCCTTTGGCCCAAAAGCAACAGTCTAAACCTGCAAACTATTGGTGTCTGAGGACCGGGCCAGCAGAAGAAACACCAATTAGACCAGAACCTGGGGGCGGGAGGGCGGGAGGTGGAGGAACCAAACAGCGGCCGAGCAGAAAACACCACTTCTCCTGGATTCACTCGTGAAAACGCAACGGCGGCGAGATTTTGAGCTGACGGAGCTTCTTGGCTCCTGTTGCTTTGATGAACCGGTTCTGACGCCAAACCTGACGTCTGCTGCCCGCACAGTCATCAAGACGCCCAAATGATTCTTTCAGAACCCTCCAAGAGGTTGGATCTGGAGTTCTGACAGGAATTGGCcagagaggtcacatgactcatgTGTTACCCATGAGACtgctccagttccctcctggaggagctgatagCAGCAGATCGTCCCAGTGGACCGCTCGACACTGGTTTATTGTGGTTCCAGAACCTTTACCAGTAGAACGGGGGGCTGTGGAACCAACTTCCTGCccaggtgcaggaggaggatgatgaacaCCTTCCTCAGTGAGTCTGTAGGTACAGTCGTTATGCTAatcgctaatgctaatagttagAAGGGGAGCCTCGGGTGCTGGGGCACAGACACCTGATCACCTGACTGGTTTCTgtcagctgattggctgcatcGTCACCCAGTAAAGCTCAGTTAAAGTTTGGTTCATAGCTTTTAAACACATTATTCAGTTCCTGTAgttttgtgcttctctctccctcctgctgacTCCATGGCTgcacgctgacctctgaccccacccaCAGTTCAGGGACCCGTatttacagccccccccacccccatatggGTCTGGTCCCGTCATAGTTGACTAGACCTGAATCTTGTCCAGGAACGGCAGATTTAGGGGCAACATATAGTGAAATGCGCCATATAAATATCAACAAGCTGTAAATCACAGATAACACGGTTCTGATCTGGGCCCACTGGGCCCACGTACCTCTATCTTGTCAGTTTTAGCGTCCCCCCAGTACAGTTTCCCAGTTGAATAGTCCAGCGCCAGTCCATTGGGCCAGCCCAGATAGCTGTCGACCAGGACGACCCGATCCGTTCCATCCAGGTTCGCCCGCTCGATCTTTGGCTGCTGTCCCCAGTCGGTCCAGTACATGTAACTGGACCACAGAGACCAGGAGGTGGCGGTTAAATGTTCTGACCGccgtcagacaggaagtgcctccGCGCGCCGACACCTACCCGTTCACAGGGTCCAGCACGATGGCTCTGGGCTCGTCGATGTTCTCGGAAATCAGAATCTTTCGCGAGGTTCCGTTCAGCCTGGTGACCTCGATGCGGTCGGTCCCGGTGTCGGTCCAGTACAGGTTCCTGGCCACCCAGTCCACGGCGATGCCATCGGGGTGTTTGAGCTCGGTGGCGACGAGCATCGCCGACGTGTTTCCGTCGATGTGGGCTCGGCGGATGGCTTTGATCTCATCGTCCGTCCAGTAGACGAAACCCTCCACCGGGTCGTAGTCGATGGCGATGGCGTGGCGGATGTCATCCACCTGTCAGGCACAGTGGCACCATCAACCGGGTCAGCGGGATTACCACATGCTAAACCACGCCCACCTGTGACtaccccagcacacacacacacacacacacacacacacacgcacacgtctgGTGCGCACATACATGCATAAACATGCGTAAAGCTGCTCACACACTCCACTGGAGACTGACATTTGGATAACAACTGtagtgatgagtgtgtgtgtgtgtgtgtgtggtgtgtgtgtgtgtgtgtgttcaccatCAGCACGATGTCGCTGAAGTCAGGGAGGTCAAGTGAGATCTTCCTCAGGTCAGTCCGGCGGGCCAGCAGAAGAACCTGCTCTGCTCCTGAAACCCAACCGCCACATGCTGATTAACGTAAACATTTGGGGAACGACTCAGACTCGCTGACGTTCCAGACGGGACACAACAGGACCAGAACCGAGGCCGGCCCGACCTCGCGGCGACCCCGCGGTGACCCCACGGTGACCCGGCCACCGCAGCGCTAACGTGAGCTGACGCAGCTGCTTTTGGTTCCGTTTCTGGAGAATTCGCCGCAGTTTCCTGCTTGCGAAACGTTCCGTCGTGTACGGGAATTATAGAAAAGAGAAGTGCTGGACGGGCCCGTGCGTTCCAACGCTCCCTACAAGAGGAACCGGGGTCAGCTCCTGAACGTGCCCCACGAGCATCTGCCGAGTCAGGCCCAGATTAGGTGTTGTAATCTGGTGGTTCCCCTCATCCGTCAAGTGTCTTCACATCCTGACGGAGCTCCGTTGCTCACGCAGCAGAACCTCTCAGGAACCTCCTCAGATGACCCGAGGTCCACACGCACTGTCCCTGACCTTCGGTCCAGACACCTCGGATGAGTCTCTATTAAACGTGCAGAACACCAAATTGACTCAGGAACATTTTCACTAAAACGAGATCAAAGCTTTGGATCCAGATCTGCGTCCAACACATCTGTGGGCTGAAGGTGGGGATGGAGACAGCTGCACGCCAGAGACGTCAAAACCACCATAATGTGTCCAGTCCAGATGTGTCCAACTGACACATGAGGACTGTCCACAGCCTCCGTAACTAAAGGTGTCCAAACGGAGTCACCGtaggagacaggaagtcctcaGGTCTCCTGATGATGTCCACCTACATGTATGTCTCTCCACCATCTGTCCAGAACAGGCCTGTTACAGCTACTTTAATGATAACAAGGTTCAGTGTTCTCAGTTCTACAGTCATGATGAAGACAGGGAACGTCTCTCAGGAACATCTGGAGcctttataaataaagctggagtCCATCAGGGTGAGCGCTGAAGTTATTGTGGACAAGATAAAAGAGTGAAGGAGAGACCATAAAAGACCTTCACCGTCAGTCAGTCTCATCACATGACTtcattctgacacacacacacacacccacacacacacacacacacacagttgccaGCGCAGGAACAAAAGCCTTCAATTTATCCAGCCAAGCAAAGCAAATCAGAAGACACAGACAGATatttgtatctttgtgaggaccctcATTAACATAATCTATTCGGCAGCACTGACCTCCAGTCAGTGTTGGTCTAAACAGACGCTGCACCGTCCTGAATTGAGGAGCACAAAGACTCACTGCAAAATAAATAGGGGACCCACTTGTCTTCGCCCCCACCAGCACGGTGAAttatttgccttttttgtttgcttgtacTGACTTTGACATGAAAAgacataaataaaatgtattcagCTATTTAGGTTTAAgagcaaaataacaaaattaCCAGAATCTTTCTAAAAATGGACCGTCGCTTTAATAGACCTCTGTCCTGCTTAACTTAAAGATGCACTATGATGTGATCGTGCATGAGTTTGGCACGTTGTTAGCATCCCCCCCTCAGCTCCGCTAGCTTCCTGCCCACTGAAAGAACTGTGAACAAGTCCGGTCTGTGGAGACAAAACGGGCCGTAAATGTCACAAAAACACCAGGGGGACAGGCTgtccaccaaaacacaacagaccGCGTTCCAGCCAGTCACTGACAACATAGAGGGGGGTGGGGCGGGGCTAATGCAGGTATGAATGTTCTCACTGAACATTTGGAGTTAGCCATGTTAGCCACGTTAGCGTAGCGGACTTTTGTTTCTAAATACGGGACGATGCCGTTTTTCAAGGGGCGGTTGGCAACAGCGACACACGTTCCATCAACTTCTCTGACTTTGGTCAAACACGCTGGGCCGTTACGCGTAAActcgccaccagggggcagctcTGGCAGCCCTGCGGGCGAGCTAACGGATCGCTGCGAGCCAATTCTGCTGCACTTGGATTTTCCTGTGGGGCTAGAGGACATCGTAAATCTCCCCGTGGGAGCTAACGCTAGCAACTGAAACCCATTTTAACCCACCAGTCAAACATTACAGGTACCGTGCGGAGGTGTAGCTGTGGTCGTGTGGATGTGGATGCTAGTGCGCCGTACCTGGCTTGCAGGTCTTCCCGTCTGGCTTTAACTGGACTCCCGTGGGGCAGGCGCAGCTGTAGAAGGGCTCGACCGGAGAGAGCAGACACAGATGGCTGCAGTTGCCGTTGTTATCTCCGCAGGGGGTTTGAACTGCAggtgcaccaataaaagaggagaCATGATTAGCCTTCGTTCCTCCAGGCGTGGGCTGAACCGGCCGCTGGGCTCACGTACGGTAGGGCTGTCGGGAAGGATCCAGGACCTGGATGTCCATGGGGGAGAAGATTCCACTGAGAATCTCACGGATGTTGTCTCCTTTCTGCTTGTTACAGGCGTGGATGGAGCGGGTCTGCCAGTCGGTCCAGTACAAGGTCTCCCCAGACAGCGTTAGAGCAAAGGGGTGGGTCAGGATGCCCTCCACCACCGCCTCCCTGCAGGGACACCCACAGTCTCACGCCAACagcctcagaaaacatcttcctgcaAGTCTCGGGTTCCTTCTAAGAGCCTCCTGTGAGCCGTGCTCCACCCAGAGAACCGGTGCACGTTGGGCCAAACCACACCATGATCAGAAGACCAGAAGTTTTGGGTTGCCGTGGCAGCAGGCCTAGGCATCATTCCTCGTTACACTGAAGCGAGATGGGACCGGAGCTGCGTACCGTGCTGAGCCGTCCAGGTTGGCTCTGTGGATGAAGCTGAGTTTGGCGTCCGCCCAGTAAAGCTTGTGCTCCAGCAGGTCAATCGTCAGCCCGTTGGGCCAGTAGATGTTCTGGTTCACCAGAACCTTCCTGTGAGACACAGACCCGTGCATGTAAACCATCTGCTGCTGCGCTCACCtttagccgccgccgccgcccaccGTACCTGTTGCTGCCATCCATACCGGCGCTCTCTATCCTGGGCTTCTCCCCCCAGTCGGTCCAGTACATGTACCTGGAGGGAAGGTATGGACTCACCTGAAGacatggttctggttctgctgacagCTAGCATCTATCTACAAGATTCAACCATCACAGAAGAGGAGCCACGGTAACCGTGACGATCCACAACTAATACTGTCCGGTCCCTGCAGCTTCTAACAACCAGGATCTGGGGACTGGTACCGATACCACGTTCAGAGTGTTCCATCATGAGGTGTCGATGTTCTCTGTCTGTAAGTTTGGTGTTCCCTTCAAAAGTTGTTCTGGAGAACGTTCCCTGTTGTTGGGAAGCTAGAGAACGGCCCTGGCGCTAGCTTAGTAGCGACGCTGGGATCTGCCGGTCGTTTCTTTCCACCTCGCGTACACGTTCCCATAGGTTGGTGGTGGTCATGTGACGCAGGGGTACCTACGGGGAGGGGCAGGTAACCGCCTCCACGCACCCGttatgcgtgtgtgtggcgtgtgtgtgagttacCGCTGAGCCGGGTTGAGAGCAAGAGCACGCGGCTGGTCCAAATCCATCCAGAAGAGGACTTTCCTGGATGTGCCGTCCAGGTTGGACACTTCGATCCGATTGGTTTCGGAGTCTGTCCAGTAAAGCTTTTTACCCAACCAGTCACAGGCCAGTCCATCGGCACTGGCCAGGCCCGATACCACCACAGTCTGGCCCGTTCCCAGAGCGTCTGTCAGAGCTGGGAAAGGCAGAGGGAGAGTGTGAGGGCGGATCCCAGATGAAGGCCACGCTCCGGATGTCAGCACCTACAGTTGGACGACAGGTTCCAGTAGGTCTGCTTGATGGCCTCCTCACTCACGTCTGTCCAAAATATTATTCCTTCTGCGTACAGGAAGTCGACGGCTGCCGCGTCAACCAGGTCGCTGACCACCACGGCCGACTCGCCGCGAGCGCCTTCTGCATCCACCAGCCGGACGTCGCGCCGGTTggcaaagagaaggagaggcaAGGCTGCAAGGAAAGAAGGATTTAAGGGTTACGTGGACCGGACAGCTCCACCCCCCAGGTACTGCCCCGCCCACTCCAGGAGGGTGGACCGGACAGCTCCACCCCCCAGGTACTGCCCCACCCACTCCAGGAGGGTGGACCGGACAGCTCCAGCCTCCAGCAAGGTGGACCGGACAGCTCCACCCTCCAGgtactgccccccccactccaggAGGGGGACCGGACAGCTCCACCCTCCAGGTACTGCCCCGCCCACTCCAGGAGGGTGGACCGGACAGCTCCACCCCCTAGGTACTGCCCCGCCCACTCTCCAGGAGGTGGACCGACAGCTCCACAGAGTGTTCGGTCAAGGTCCCTTCCCACAAATCCACCTCGGAGGGAGCAACAATTGCTCCGGGTGTTCCTGTGAAAGTTCTACCGAGGAACCTTCTCAGATCCGAGTTGATTGAGTCAATAAACTTAATAAGCAAGGTTTATCCCATAATTCCACATTCAtcagactggttacactgggacagagaggttaacagactggttacactgggatagagaggttaacagactggttgtactgggacagagaggttaacagactggttacactgggatagagaggttaagcgactggttacactgggatagagaggttaacagactggttatactgggatagagaggttAAGCGACTGGtaactgggacagagaggttaacagactggttacactgggatagagaggtaagcgactggttatactgggatagagaggtaaacagactggttacactgggacagagaggtaaacagactggttacactgggacagagaggttaacagactggttatactgggacagagaggtaaacagactggttatactgggacagagaggttaacagactggttacactgggacagagaggttaacagactggttacactgggacagagaggttaagcgactggttatactgggacagagaggttaacagactggttacactgggataGAGGTTAAgcgactggttatactgggacagagaggttaacagactggttacactgggacagagaggttaacagactggttacactgggatagagaggttaagcgactggttatactgggacagagagttAACAgaggttacactgggacagagaggtaaacagactggttaactgggacagagaggttaacagactggttacactgggacagaggttaacagactggttacactgggacagagaggtaaacaggagggttatactgggacagagaggtaaacagactggttacactgggacagagaggtaacagactggttacactgggacagagaggtaaaCAGGagggtatactgggacagagaggttaacagactggtcacactgggacagagaggttaacagactggttacactgggacagagaggtaaaCAGACTGGTGTTAAATGTTAATTCCACCTTTCGTTCCAGGTTACATCCACTGTAAATGAAGCCGTTCTATTTTGTTAacagactggttttactgggacacGCTGGTTAACATCCATCTAAACCGGAATGACCCATAAATGAAGGTTAGAGGTTGATTGGAGTTAATATTTAATTAGATCATATTTAACTCAACAACAACAGGAtttaggctccgcccccccggACACCCACGAGCCGAGGGAAGTTTACCACAAACCCGTCTTTCCCTTGCGGACTGTTGCTGGCTGCTTTGTTGCGGAGCGGCCGAACCAAAGAACCGTTGAGTCCATTCCGAATGTTCCGTCCGAGAGGATGTTCGGAAGCGACAAGTTTAAAGTTGACACCCGACACCGAGCAGGAGCGCCTGAAGTGTGGAGGCCTGAGATCTTCGAGGAGTCTCCTCAAAGTTGCTCGTCCTGCCCCAAAACCAGCCCGCAACTAACTCACGCAACTAAACTAACAGCAACCGTTGCCAGCCGCCGGGCAACTTCAACAGTGaggtttaaaaattaaataaaaagttCAATCCGAGGTGGATGAAGAGCTACGCGGTCCAGGGGCAGACGCGAGCCCCCCCAGAgtttctggttctggtggttccgAGGGTCGTTCCTCTGGAAAATCTACTTACCGTGAGCCGCCgacagcaggaccagcagctggaccagcagcagcgcGGAGCCCATGTCCCGGGTCCTACACACGCAGCCC
This window harbors:
- the lrp5 gene encoding low-density lipoprotein receptor-related protein 5 isoform X2, yielding MRGCVCRTRDMGSALLLVQLLVLLSAAHALPLLLFANRRDVRLVDAEGARGESAVVVSDLVDAAAVDFLYAEGIIFWTDVSEEAIKQTYWNLSSNSLTDALGTGQTVVVSGLASADGLACDWLGKKLYWTDSETNRIEVSNLDGTSRKVLFWMDLDQPRALALNPAQRYMYWTDWGEKPRIESAGMDGSNRKVLVNQNIYWPNGLTIDLLEHKLYWADAKLSFIHRANLDGSAREAVVEGILTHPFALTLSGETLYWTDWQTRSIHACNKQKGDNIREILSGIFSPMDIQVLDPSRQPYLQTPCGDNNGNCSHLCLLSPVEPFYSCACPTGVQLKPDGKTCKPGAEQVLLLARRTDLRKISLDLPDFSDIVLMVDDIRHAIAIDYDPVEGFVYWTDDEIKAIRRAHIDGNTSAMLVATELKHPDGIAVDWVARNLYWTDTGTDRIEVTRLNGTSRKILISENIDEPRAIVLDPVNGYMYWTDWGQQPKIERANLDGTDRVVLVDSYLGWPNGLALDYSTGKLYWGDAKTDKIEVIDVDGTNRQTLLDDNLPHLFGFTLLGDFIYWTDWQMRSIERVHKVTAARETIIDQLPDLMGLKATNVTETHGTNDCALNNGGCSHLCFWCQRAVRCACPMGMELLSDLHTCVVPEAFLLFTNRDSIRSISLGTHGNDVAIPLTGVKEVSALDFDVSERRIYWTDIQAKTITRAYMNGSAVEHVIEYGLDYPEGMAVDWMGRNIYWADTGTNRIEVARLDGRYRQVLVCKDLDNLRSLDNPRSLALDPASGYMYWTEWGGRPRIARAYMDGKTTTTLVDEVGRANGLTIDYVAHRLYWTDLDTSMIESTNMQGLQRQTIVEELSHPFGLTQYQDFIYWTDFNLRSIERADKRTGLNRTVVLQGQLELMLDILVFHSSRQEGGNTCSLNNGNCAHLCLATPAGAQCCCASHYTLDSDGQNCSAPTSFLLFSQKSGISRMVPGDPSPDIILPIHVLRNVRAVSYDPVDRLVYWLDGRQNIRRASDDGTTSSVTVNANSQSADGQIHDLSLDPYSRHIYWTCETTNTINIQKMSGQHVGVVLKDDANKPRAIVVSAEKGYMYFTTIQERSAKIEAASLDGTERECLFATGLFRPVALALDTAAGKLFWVDSDLKRIESSDLTGANRIVLQDSSILQPAGLTVLGDHLYWIDRQQQIIERVDKLTGDGRTRIQGRLASLTSIHAAESVARQHLENHPCFRDNGGCSHICIAKLDGTPRCSCPVHLVLLQDLLQCGEPPTCSTEQFTCTTGEIDCIPLAWRCDGFTECADSSDEENCPVCSPLQFKCDRGGCIDAHRRCNGEHDCADQSDERDCQTICPPNQFRCGDNQCISKKQQCDTYSDCSDGSDELSCDADPPGHGAGSGPNAIVSVIAIILLVFVIGGAYFFCQRVVCRCYKGQSGSFPHEYISGTPHVPLNFIAPSGSQRGTFQGISCGKSMMSSISLMGSSSSGAPLYDRNHVTGASSSSSSSTKGAFYPQMLNPPPSPATDRSLYNTEVFYSSNSPSSTRSYRAYHPGRGAAPPTTPCSTDVCDSDYTPHHPPGALASSGRRWRASGHGSLGKHKYYVDLNSDSDPYPPPPTPRSQYLSAEESCPPSPSTERSYFHLCPPPPSPCTDSS
- the lrp5 gene encoding low-density lipoprotein receptor-related protein 5 isoform X1; amino-acid sequence: MRGCVCRTRDMGSALLLVQLLVLLSAAHALPLLLFANRRDVRLVDAEGARGESAVVVSDLVDAAAVDFLYAEGIIFWTDVSEEAIKQTYWNLSSNSLTDALGTGQTVVVSGLASADGLACDWLGKKLYWTDSETNRIEVSNLDGTSRKVLFWMDLDQPRALALNPAQRYMYWTDWGEKPRIESAGMDGSNRKVLVNQNIYWPNGLTIDLLEHKLYWADAKLSFIHRANLDGSAREAVVEGILTHPFALTLSGETLYWTDWQTRSIHACNKQKGDNIREILSGIFSPMDIQVLDPSRQPYLQTPCGDNNGNCSHLCLLSPVEPFYSCACPTGVQLKPDGKTCKPGAEQVLLLARRTDLRKISLDLPDFSDIVLMVDDIRHAIAIDYDPVEGFVYWTDDEIKAIRRAHIDGNTSAMLVATELKHPDGIAVDWVARNLYWTDTGTDRIEVTRLNGTSRKILISENIDEPRAIVLDPVNGYMYWTDWGQQPKIERANLDGTDRVVLVDSYLGWPNGLALDYSTGKLYWGDAKTDKIEVIDVDGTNRQTLLDDNLPHLFGFTLLGDFIYWTDWQMRSIERVHKVTAARETIIDQLPDLMGLKATNVTETHGTNDCALNNGGCSHLCFWCQRAVRCACPMGMELLSDLHTCVVPEAFLLFTNRDSIRSISLGTHGNDVAIPLTGVKEVSALDFDVSERRIYWTDIQAKTITRAYMNGSAVEHVIEYGLDYPEGMAVDWMGRNIYWADTGTNRIEVARLDGRYRQVLVCKDLDNLRSLDNPRSLALDPASGYMYWTEWGGRPRIARAYMDGKTTTTLVDEVGRANGLTIDYVAHRLYWTDLDTSMIESTNMQGLQRQTIVEELSHPFGLTQYQDFIYWTDFNLRSIERADKRTGLNRTVVLQGQLELMLDILVFHSSRQEGGNTCSLNNGNCAHLCLATPAGAQCCCASHYTLDSDGQNCSAPTSFLLFSQKSGISRMVPGDPSPDIILPIHVLRNVRAVSYDPVDRLVYWLDGRQNIRRASDDGTTSSVTVNANSQSADGQIHDLSLDPYSRHIYWTCETTNTINIQKMSGQHVGVVLKDDANKPRAIVVSAEKGYMYFTTIQERSAKIEAASLDGTERECLFATGLFRPVALALDTAAGKLFWVDSDLKRIESSDLTGANRIVLQDSSILQPAGLTVLGDHLYWIDRQQQIIERVDKLTGDGRTRIQGRLASLTSIHAAESVARQHLENHPCFRDNGGCSHICIAKLDGTPRCSCPVHLVLLQDLLQCGEPPTCSTEQFTCTTGEIDCIPLAWRCDGFTECADSSDEENCPVCSPLQFKCDRGGCIDAHRRCNGEHDCADQSDERDCQTICPPNQFRCGDNQCISKKQQCDTYSDCSDGSDELSCGKRIVLRRPLSTRSLLHLLLLWFLDADPPGHGAGSGPNAIVSVIAIILLVFVIGGAYFFCQRVVCRCYKGQSGSFPHEYISGTPHVPLNFIAPSGSQRGTFQGISCGKSMMSSISLMGSSSSGAPLYDRNHVTGASSSSSSSTKGAFYPQMLNPPPSPATDRSLYNTEVFYSSNSPSSTRSYRAYHPGRGAAPPTTPCSTDVCDSDYTPHHPPGALASSGRRWRASGHGSLGKHKYYVDLNSDSDPYPPPPTPRSQYLSAEESCPPSPSTERSYFHLCPPPPSPCTDSS